In Gossypium arboreum isolate Shixiya-1 chromosome 6, ASM2569848v2, whole genome shotgun sequence, the following are encoded in one genomic region:
- the LOC108484918 gene encoding LOW QUALITY PROTEIN: low affinity sulfate transporter 3-like (The sequence of the model RefSeq protein was modified relative to this genomic sequence to represent the inferred CDS: inserted 2 bases in 1 codon) has protein sequence MSFXKLFPILSWGKTYTASKLKDDFMAGLTLASLSIPQSIRYANIAKLDPQYGLYTSVVPPLIYALMGSSREIAIGPVAVVSMLLSSMVPNVVDPVVDPSGYRKIVFTVTFFAGTFQAIFGLFRLGFLVDFLSHAAIVGFMAGAAIVIGLQQLKGLFGLNHFTTKIDVVSVLGSVLKSVPHEWHPLNFSLGCLFLVFLLVARSIGRRNKKMFWLPAIAPLLSVILSTLIVYLTKADERGVKIIKHLKGGLNPSSLHQLQLNGPHVAQAAKIGLISAVVALTEAIAVGQSFASIKGYHLDGNKEMMAMGFMNVAGSFTSCYVATGSFSRTAVNFSAGCQTAVSNIVMAITVVVALELFTKLFYYTPISILASIILSALPGLIDINEAYYIWKVDKLDFLACLVAFFGILFVSVEIGLLDAVTISFAKIFLNSIRPSVEQLGRLPRTDTFCEVNQYPMAIENETPGLLALGINSGLLCFANANCIRERIMRLVTEEGGTKETEKDTGQILILDMSNVMNIDTSGIFALEELHNNLISLGIKLAMVNLRWQVIHKLKVAKFVEKIGIEWIFLTVGEAVDACLASKLVRIK, from the exons ATGTCCTT CAAGCTATTTCCAATCCTCAGCTGGGGAAAGACTTATACTGCTTCAAAGCTTAAAGATGATTTCATGGCAGGTTTAACTCTTGCAAGCCTTAGCATTCCTCAG AGTATTAGATATGCTAATATAGCCAAACTTGATCCACAATATGGCCTGT ATACAAGCGTGGTCCCACCTCTTATTTATGCATTAATGGGGAGTTCAAGAGAGATAGCAATTGGACCAGTGGCTGTTGTTTCAATGCTGTTATCTTCCATGGTTCCAAACGTGGTGGATCCTGTAGTTGACCCCAGTGGATATAGAAAGATTGTTTTCACTGTGACTTTTTTTGCTGGGACTTTCCAAGCCATATTTGGATTGTTTAG ATTGGGGTTCCTAGTGGATTTCCTTTCACATGCTGCAATTGTTGGATTCATGGCGGGTGCAGCCATTGTCATAGGCCTTCAACAACTGAAGGGATTATTTGGATTGAACCACTTCACTACTAAAATAGACGTGGTATCAGTCTTGGGATCGGTTCTCAAATCAGTTCCACATGAA TGGCATCCTCTAAATTTCAGCCTAGGTTGTCTGTTTCTAGTATTCCTCCTGGTTGCCAGGTCTATA GGAAGAAGAAACAAAAAGATGTTCTGGTTACCAGCAATTGCTCCTCTTTTATCAGTCATATTATCTACACTGATAGTATATCTTACAAAAGCTGATGAACGTGGGGTGAAGATAATAAAACACTTAAAAGGAGGCCTAAATCCAAGTTCACTCCATCAATTACAGCTTAACGGACCGCATGTTGCACAAGCTGCCAAAATTGGACTAATTTCTGCTGTTGTTGCTCTCACT GAAGCCATTGCAGTTGGTCAATCATTTGCTTCTATCAAAGGATACCATTTGGATGGGAACAAGGAAATGATGGCTATGGGCTTCATGAACGTAGCAGGGTCTTTTACTTCTTGCTATGTAGCTACTG GTTCATTTTCTAGGACTGCAGTGAATTTCAGTGCAGGCTGCCAGACTGCAGTGTCAAACATAGTAATGGCCATTACAGTGGTAGTAGCATTGGAGTTGTTTACCAAGCTCTTTTATTACACTCCCATTTCCATCCTTGCTTCCATTATCCTCTCTGCACTTCCTGGACTTATTGACATCAATGAAGCTTACTATATCTGGAAAGTCGACAAATTAGACTTCCTAGCTTGTCTTGTCGCCTTCTTCGGCATCTTGTTCGTATCGGTGGAAATCGGTCTTCTAGATGCT GTAACTATCTCATTTGCCAAGATATTTTTGAACTCGATTCGACCAAGCGTTGAACAACTAGGAAGACTTCCTAGAACAGATACCTTTTGTGAGGTTAATCAGTATCCCATGGCTATTGAAAATGAAACTCCAGGACTGTTGGCACTTGGAATAAATTCTGGCTTACTTTGTTTTGCCAACGCCAATTGCATAAGAGAAAG AATAATGAGGCTCGTGACAGAAGAAGGTGGAACAAAAGAAACTGAAAAAGACACAGGGCAAATCTTAATCCTCGACATGTCCA ATGTGATGAACATAGACACTTCTGGGATTTTTGCACTTGAAGAACTTCACAACAATCTGATTTCACTAGGAATAAAA TTGGCAATGGTGAACCTAAGGTGGCAAGTGATCCACAAGCTAAAAGTAGCAAAATTTGTGGAGAAGATTGGAATAGAGTGGATTTTCCTTACTGTTGGCGAAGCTGTGGATGCATGCCTTGCTTCTAaacttgttagaattaagtga